From Sphingomonas hengshuiensis, one genomic window encodes:
- the leuC gene encoding 3-isopropylmalate dehydratase large subunit, whose translation MAATLYDKLWDAHVVAEADGKTLLYVDRHLLHEVSTPQSFASLREDGLSVRRPATQLAVADHSIPTHDRAKGISDPQAAAQIALLERNCGAFGIEYMRVDGPDHGIVHVVGPEQGFTLPGITLVCGDSHSSTHGAFGTLAFGIGASECGTVMAAQCLWQMRAKTMRVTFPGQLAPGVSAKDMALALIGQIGAAGAVGYAIEFAGEAVRALSMEGRMTLCNMAIEAGSRTGLIAPDETTFAYLKGRKRAPQGTDWDQALAFWQTLQSDGKARFDCEIEIPADEIAPQVTFGTTPDHVIAVDGAVPANRDGRLTRAIDYMGLAAGAPVEGLEIDHAFIGSCTNGRIEDLRSAAAVIGRGHVHPRVRALVVPGSARVKQQAEAEGLGRIFVQAGFEWREPGCSLCVAMNDDRLPPGARCASTSNRNFEGRQGIGARTHLMSPAMVAAAAVAGRIVDVREWPQ comes from the coding sequence GTGGCTGCGACGCTCTACGACAAATTATGGGATGCGCATGTCGTCGCCGAAGCGGACGGCAAGACGTTGCTCTATGTCGATCGCCATTTGCTGCACGAGGTCAGCACGCCGCAATCCTTCGCTTCGCTGCGCGAGGACGGGCTGTCGGTGCGCCGCCCCGCAACGCAGCTCGCCGTCGCCGATCATTCCATTCCGACGCATGACCGCGCAAAGGGCATAAGCGACCCGCAGGCCGCGGCGCAGATCGCTCTGCTCGAACGCAATTGCGGCGCGTTCGGTATCGAATATATGCGCGTGGATGGCCCGGACCATGGCATCGTGCATGTCGTGGGGCCGGAGCAAGGCTTCACGCTTCCCGGCATCACGCTGGTTTGCGGGGACAGCCACAGTTCGACCCATGGCGCTTTCGGGACCCTGGCCTTTGGCATCGGCGCGAGCGAGTGCGGCACCGTCATGGCGGCGCAATGCCTGTGGCAGATGCGCGCAAAGACGATGCGGGTGACCTTCCCCGGACAGCTCGCACCGGGGGTATCGGCGAAGGACATGGCGCTGGCGCTGATCGGACAGATCGGCGCGGCCGGCGCGGTCGGCTATGCCATCGAGTTTGCGGGGGAGGCCGTGCGGGCGCTTTCCATGGAAGGCCGGATGACCCTGTGCAACATGGCGATCGAAGCGGGATCGCGCACCGGATTGATCGCGCCCGACGAGACGACCTTTGCCTATCTGAAGGGCCGAAAGCGCGCACCGCAGGGCACCGATTGGGACCAGGCGCTGGCCTTTTGGCAAACGCTTCAAAGCGATGGAAAGGCGCGGTTCGATTGCGAGATCGAAATCCCGGCCGACGAGATTGCGCCGCAGGTGACGTTCGGTACGACGCCCGACCATGTCATCGCCGTCGATGGCGCAGTGCCAGCCAACCGCGATGGCCGTCTGACACGAGCGATCGATTATATGGGACTGGCGGCGGGCGCTCCCGTCGAGGGGCTGGAAATCGATCATGCCTTTATCGGAAGCTGCACCAACGGGCGCATCGAGGATCTGCGGAGCGCCGCAGCCGTCATCGGGAGGGGGCATGTCCATCCGCGCGTCAGGGCGCTTGTCGTGCCCGGCTCCGCGCGGGTCAAGCAGCAGGCGGAAGCAGAGGGACTGGGCAGGATCTTCGTGCAGGCGGGTTTCGAATGGCGCGAGCCGGGGTGCTCGCTGTGCGTCGCGATGAACGATGACCGGCTCCCGCCGGGTGCCCGCTGCGCATCGACATCGAACCGGAATTTTGAGGGTCGTCAAGGCATTGGCGCGCGGACGCATTTGATGAGCCCTGCAATGGTTGCCGCCGCCGCCGTCGCGGGGCGCATCGTCGATGTGCGCGAGTGGCCGCAATGA
- the leuD gene encoding 3-isopropylmalate dehydratase small subunit gives MTPLVRVVGQAISLPEPDLDTDVIYPARFLLITEKQGLGRYAFHDRRDIPGFPIQDGAARPILIAGPNFGCGSSREHAPWALADYGFRVIISPSFGEIFYSNCFRNGILPIRLGETEIAPFRQAASAGGTITVDLERCEVGAGNEAPIAFEIAPDRRQALLNGWNDTMRIQALHARDIESFEDRQRHAAPWLWLNG, from the coding sequence ATGACGCCGCTCGTCAGGGTGGTCGGCCAGGCCATATCGTTGCCCGAACCCGACCTGGATACCGATGTCATTTATCCGGCGCGCTTTCTGCTGATCACCGAGAAGCAGGGATTGGGGCGCTATGCCTTTCACGACCGCCGAGATATTCCCGGCTTTCCGATACAGGATGGCGCCGCGCGACCGATCCTGATCGCCGGACCCAATTTCGGCTGCGGATCGAGCCGCGAGCACGCGCCGTGGGCGCTCGCCGATTATGGATTTCGCGTGATTATCTCGCCTAGCTTTGGCGAGATTTTCTATTCCAACTGCTTCCGAAACGGGATTCTGCCGATCCGCCTGGGCGAAACGGAGATCGCGCCGTTCCGTCAGGCCGCCTCCGCCGGCGGAACGATCACCGTTGATCTGGAGCGATGCGAGGTGGGGGCCGGCAACGAAGCGCCGATAGCGTTCGAAATTGCTCCGGATCGGCGTCAGGCATTGCTGAACGGCTGGAACGATACGATGCGTATCCAGGCGCTGCATGCACGCGATATCGAATCTTTCGAAGACAGGCAGCGGCACGCGGCGCCCTGGCTCTGGTTGAACGGCTGA